Within the Pseudobythopirellula maris genome, the region ACCGGGCTTGGGGTTTTTGGTGTGCGAGAACTTGATCGCCGCGATCATGCCGCCCAGCAGCACCTCGGTGCGGTGCTCCAGGGCGCCGCACTGCTTGCTGGTGTGCGAGCAGTAGATGCGCAGCGTCTTCTCGTGCTCGGCCAGGGGGTGGCTCGTCAGATAGAAGCCGAGCACCTCCTTCTCCATGGTGAGCATCTCCTTCTCGTCGAACTCCGGCACCTGGGGGAGCGGCGCGGGAGCATCGTCCTCGGCGGCGTCGTCTTCGAACAGGCCCTTCTGGCCGCTCTTGCGGTCCTTCAGAGCCGCGGCGCCCGCCTGGATCGCTTTCTCGACCCCGGCGGTCAGCGACGCGCGGGTCTCGCCAAACGAGTCGAAGGCGCCCGCCTTGACCAGCGTCTCGACGGTCGAGCGGTTGCATACCTGCGGATCGACCCGCTCGCAGAAGTCGTAGATGTCGCGGAACGGCCCGCCCGCTTTGCGGGCGGCGACGATCGCGTCAGCCGCCCCCCCGCCGCACGCCTTGATCGCGCTGAGGCCGAACACGATCTGCTTGTCGTGGCGGGCCGTCTTCTCCGGGTCCCGCGAGTCGCTGGCGTCGTACGGCACGACGGCGAAATCGGCGTCGCTGCGGTTCACGGCGGGCGGCACGACGTTGATGCCCATCCGGGCGCAATCCTCCAGGTGCTCGACCAGGGCGTCCTTGCTCTTGAAGTTGCGGCCCGGGATGTCGCCCGACAGCAGCGCGGCCATGAACTCCACCGGGTAATGCGCCTTGAGGTAGGCGGTCATGTACGCGATCAGGGCGTACGCCGTGGAGTGGCTCTTGTTGAAGCCGTAGCCGGCGAACTTCTCGATCATGCCGAACAGCTCTTCGGCCTTCTTCTTGTCGAGCCCCTTCTCCTGCGCGCCCTTGAGGAACTCCTCGAAGTACTTGGCGATGATCGGCAGCTTCTTCTTGCTGATCGCCTTGATGCACTTGTAGGCGTCGGACAGCGGGATGCCGCCCAGCAGGTTGAGGATCCGCATCACCTGCTCTTGGTAGACCATCACGCCGTGCGTCTCGCTGAGGATCTCCTCCATCACGGGGTGCGGGTACTCGGCCTCGCGGCGGCCGTGCTTGACCTCGATGTACTGGTCGACCATGCCCCCCTCGAGCGGGCCGGGGCGGTAGAGCGCGGCGGTCGCGATGATGTCGTGGAAGCTGTCGGGCTTCATCCGTTGCAGCAGGTCGCGGATGCCGCCCGACTCGAGCTGGAAGATGCCCTTCGTCTCGCCACGGCAGAGCAGTGCGTACGACGGCTTGTCGTCCAGCGGGAAGGCGTACGGGTCGACGCGCTCGCCGGTCGTCTGCTCGATCAGGTCGATGCTCTTGGCGAGGATCGTCAGGTTCCTGAGGCCCAAGAAGTCCATCTTCAGCAGGCCGGCCGCCTCGACGTCGTTCATCGCCCACTGGGTGATGATCTCGGTCTTGCCCTTCACGCGCTGCAGCGGCACGTATTCTTCGACCGGCTTCTCGGCGATCACCACCGCGGCGGCGTGGGTGCCGACGTTGCGCGCCAGGCCCTCGATCTTGCGGGCCAGGTCCAAGAGCTCGCGGATCTCGGGGTCGCCCTCGTACGACTTCTTGAGCTCCTCGCTGGTCTCGAGCGCCTTGTCGAGCGAGATGCCCAACTGGTCCGGGATCATGGCCGTGATCTGGTCGACGCGGAAGATCGGCATCGACATCGTGCGGCCGACGTCCTTGATCGCCGCCCGCGCGGCCAGGGTGCCGAACGTGCCGATCTGCGCGACGTTCGCCTCGCCGTACGTGTCCTTGACGTACTGGATCACCTCGCCGCGGCGTTCCTTGCAGAAGTCGATGTCGATATCGGGCGCTTCGAGGCGGCTCTCGTCGAGGAACCGCTCGAACAGCAGGTCGTAACGCAACGGGCAAACGTGGCTCATCCTCAGCGCGTAGCACACCAGCGAGCCGACGCCCGAGCCACGAGCCGTGCAGGGGATGTCGTTGTCGACCGCGTAGCGGACAAAGTCCCACACGATCAAGAAGTAGTCGGGGAACCCGAGCTTGTTGATCACGCGCAGCTCGCGGTCGAGGCGGGCGTGGACCTCGTCGCTCAGCTCGCCGCTCGACGGGTCGTTGTCCTTCCAGCGGTCGTGGTCGCGTGGCGAGTTGTAACGCTCCTTCAGGCCTTGCAGGCAGAGCTCACGCAGATAAGCCTCCGACTCTTTGATGTCGGGCTCGTCTTTGGTCGGCGTGATGAACTTAGGGAAGTAGCGCTCGCCGAGCTTCAGGTCCAGGTCGACCGAGTCGGCGATCAGCTGGCTGCGTGAGAGCGCCTCGTCCATGCCGGGCAACGCCGCGTACATCTCCTCCGGCGAGCGGAGGAAGAACTGGTCCCCCTCCATCTTCATGCGGTTCGTGTCGGTGCGGTAGCGGCCGGTGTTGATGCACAAGAGCACGTCCTGCGCCTCGGCGTCCTCCTGGTTGACGTAGTGGGCGTCGCTCGTCGCGACGAGCGGCAGGCCCATCTTGTTCGCCAACTCGACCGTCAGCTCCTTGGCCGCGCGCTGGATCTCGACGCCGTTGTCCTGGATCTCCAGGAAGTAGCGGTCGCCAAACGTCTTGCTGAACCAGGCGGCGATCGGCTCGCCGGTCCTGAGCGCCTCGTCGGCCGTGGCGCCCGAGAGCAGCGTGCGGCTCAGCTCGCCCGACACGCAGCCCGAGAGGCAGACGATCCCCTCGTTGTGCGACTCGAGCAGCTCCTTGTCGATCCGCGGCTTGTGGTAGAAGCCCTCCAGGTAAGCGCGGCTCGCCATCTTGATGAGGTTGCGGAAGCCTTGGCGGTTCTGGGCCAGCAGCGTGAGGTGGTAGCTCGCCTCCTTGCTGCTCGAGGCGCCCCCTTTGTCGAACCGGCTGCCGGGGGCGATGTACGCCTCGTACCCGACCACCGGGTTGATGCCGGCGTCTTTGCACGCTTGGTAGAACTCCAGGGCGCCGTAAAGGTTGCCGTGGTCCGTGAGCGCCAGCGCGTTCATCCCCAGGTCTTTGGCCCGCGCGACGAGCTTCTTGATCTTGCTCGCCCCGTCCAGCAGGCTGAAGTGGCTGTGGCAGTGGAGGTGGACGAAGGGTTTCGGGGCGTCCATGGGCAAGCGTCGTCCGTGAAATCGCAGCGGGAGGGCGGCGGGTGGTGTGGCGCGGCTGTCGTATGGGCGCCTCGGCGCCAGCCGTGTGGTAGCATGACTGATTCTAACGCCGCCGCGCGCGGTCGCCACCCAAAGATGGCCATCGCGGGCTGGGCCAACGGTTTCCCCGGGATTTTAGAGCGATGCGCAGCCCACTCCCAACAACGATGCGAGTCGTGGCCTCGCTCGTGGCGGTCGAGTTGACCGTTTGCATTGGCGCGGTTGTGGCTGCGGCGCCCGACGGCGAGATCGTCTGGCGGAGCTCCGCCGTGTTCCCCGAGCGGTTCGCCACGCTCGTGGCCGAACCCGACGTGCGATTGCACGTCAACCAGCCGGTCGAGGCCCAAGCCGACGACGTTGACGGGGACGACGCTGACGGGGACGACGACCGCCCCGTGCGGTTGCTCCTCTACGCCTTGCCCAACGGCAACACACTGGAGCAGACCCTCGGCTGCCAGCCGGCCGAAGGGCGCCACTGGCGTTACAACATCCAGCACATTGCGGCGCAGACGCGGATGCTCCGCGAGTTGCTGCCCGCGGAACGAATCGTGCTGCTGGGGGCCGAGGCCAAGGGGCTGAGCTGGCCCGCCTGGCGCCGCGATCACGAGGGCGCCAACGAACGCATCGCCGAGCTGCTGGCCGACTGGCGGGTGCGCTTTGCGGCGCCCGACGCGCGGGTCACGCTCGCCGCCCACTCGGGCGGCGGCAGCTTCTTGTGGGGCGTGTTGGAAGCGGGCGAGATCCCCGAGTGGGTCGACCGCATCGTGTTCTTAGACGCCAACTATTCGTTCGACGCCGACAAGCACGCCGAGAAGTTCCGCCGCTGGATCGAAGGGGCCCCGCGACGCCAATTGGTGGCCGTCGCCTACGACGACCGAGAGATCACCCTCGACGGCAAGAAGGTCGTCGGCCCAACCGGCGGGACCTACCGAGCCACCGGGCGGATGCGAGACGCGTTCATGGAATACTGGCCGATGCGCGCCAGCGGCTTCGGTACGGTCGTCTACCAAGGCAATGGCTACGCCCTGCTCGTTCACCCCAACCCCGACAACAAGATCTTGCACACGGTGCTCGTGGGCGAGTTGAACGGACTGGTTCTTGCGCAGCTGCACGGCCAAGAAGTCAAAGGCTGGCGAGGGCTTGCGGCCCCTCACCGGGCCTACGCGAGATGGATTCAGCCCGAACCCTACCCCGCCGAGTGAAGCCGATTTACTCCTCGCCGGGGTCGCCGATCTTGCGGAGGTATTCCGCCAGGTGCGCCTGCTGGTCCAGGAGGTCTTGCCAGCGCTCGAAGCTGATCGACACCGCGTCGGCTTCGTCGTCGACCTTGGTCGACTGCACCAACGAACGGCTGCGGAGGTGCAGGTATTCGAGCACCTCGGAGAACTGCGCCGCTTGGCCCGGCGTGAGCCCCATCGGTAGATCGGGCGGCGAGGGCAGGTGCAGCGTGCCGGAGATCACCTGCGAGTCGTCCCAGTCGATGTCCGACGCGCCCGACATCACGCTCTCGACCGATCCGGTGAGGTTGTCGTACGCCTTCTGGTCGGTTGAGAGCAGCCCCTCGCCGCGGAGCGCGTCGAGCCGATCGGCGATCTGCTCCCGCGTGCCGTAGATCAGCACCGAGCGGCCGACCGAGATCAGGTCGCCGTAGCGCAAGATCCGCAGCTGCGTCACCTCGCCGTTCACGCGGGTGCCGTTGGTGCTCTCCAGGTCGGTGAGCACGACCTTGCCCTGATCCTCTTGGATCTTGATGTGGAAGCGGCTGATCCGCTCGTCGTTGAGCTGGACGCCGTTGCCCTCCTCGCGGCCGATGGTGATCGGCGTCTCGATCGAATCGTATTCGATGCCCCGATCGGCGCCGTCGATCACTCGGAGGGTGATATGGGCCATGCGGAGCGCGGAGGGGAATAGGGGAGGGAGGGCGTGTCGAGAGGGCGAGTGCGGCGGCGGCGGGTCCTAGGGAAGAGCCGCAACCGACCAGCGGTCGCCGCTCAACCACCCTCCGAAACCGCGATTGCGTGCAAGCCCGTGCACACAAAACCGACCGATTCCGACAGTATCGACTTATAACACGCCTCTTTCACGCAAACAAGCGAATCGCCCCCCCTTTGCTCGTTGCCGCGTGCAGGGGGGGCCGCCTCCAGCGGTCGGGCGTCGCCGCCGCCGCAGATTAGTGCGAATCGCACGGATGCGTAGCGTGTGTGGCGGTGTGATTCGGCGTCGATCAGGCGAAAACAACGCTACGGCTATCGTTCGTGCGTTCTAGTGCCTGAAGTGACGGCGGCCGGTGAACACCATCGGCACTCCGAGCTCGTTGCAGGCGGCGATCACCGACTCGTCGCCCCGCGATCCGCCTGGCTGGATGATCGCCGTGACGCCAGCGGCGTGGGCGGTCCGCACCCCGTCGTCGAACGGGAAAAAAGCGTCGGAAGCGAGCACCGACCCCGTCGATCGGTCTCCCGCTTTGCGGATGGCGATCTCGACCGAGTCGACACGGCTCATCTGGCCGGCGCCCACGCCGACCAGCGCCCCATTGCTCGATAGCACGATGGCGTTCGATTTGACGTGCCGGCAGGCGGCCCAGGCGAATCGCAATTCGGCCAGCTGCTCGTCGGTAGGCTTCGTGTCGGTCACCACCCGCCACTCGGCCTCGGGATCGGGCTGGTCGTCGGCTTGTTGCACGAGGCAGCCGCCGTCGATGGTGCGGACCAGTGGCGCGCCGTCGCCCGGCTCGACGGCGCCGACCTGGAGCAGCCGCACGTTGGCCTTCCACTTCGGCTTGGTGGTGAGGATCTCGAGCGCCTCGGCCGAGTAGCCCGGGGCGACGATCGCCTCGACAAACTTGCCCGGCTCGGCCAGGCACTCGGCCGCCGCGGCGTCGACCTCGGCGTTGAAGCCCAGGATGCTGCCGAACGCGCTCACCGGGTCGCCGGCCCAGGCGCGCTCGGTCGCCTCGCCGACGGTCGTCGCCGTGGCGGCGCCGCACGGGTTGTTGTGCTTCAGCACCGCCACGCCCGGCGCCGGCAGCGAGCGGGCGCAGGCGAGCGCCGCGTCGAGGTCCAGCAGGTTGTTGTAAGAGAGTTCTTTGCCGTTGAGGATCTCGGCGTTCACCAGCGCGTGCGGGCCGGCCTGGGGGTCGACGTACAGGGAGGCCGCCTGGTGGGGGTTCTCGCCGTAGCGCAGCGTCGCCTTGCGACGCATGTCCGACGTCAGCCGCGGCGGGAACACTGCGTCGGCGTCGGCCCCCTCGCCACCCTCGAGCCCGGCAAAATAAGCCGCGATCGCCGTGTCGTAAGCCGCTGTTTGGGCGAACGCCTCGCCGGCGAGCCGGCGCCGCAACTCGGGGGTCGTGGCGCCGGACGACTCGATCTGCTGCAGGATCTCGTCGTATTGGCTCGCCTTGCCGGCGACCGTGACGAACGCGTGGTTCTTGGCCGACGAGCGGACCATCGACGGCCCGCCGATGTCGATCTGCTCGATCGCCTCGGCCACGGTGACCCCTTCGCGGGCGATCGTCTCCTCGAACGGGTAGAGGTTCACCACGACGAGCTCGAACGGCACGATGCCGTGCTCCTCGGCCGAAGCCATGTCGCCCGCTTGGTCGCGTCGGCCCAGCAGGCCGCCGTGCACGCGCGGGTGGAGCGTTTTGACGCGGCCGTCCATCATCTCGGGGTAGCCGGTGTAATCGGCCACGTCGCGAACCGCGACGCCGGCCTGCTCCAGGCAACGCCGGGTGCCGCCGGTGCTGAAGAGCTCGACACCTAGTTCGGCGAGCCGCTTGCCGAACGCCTCGAGGCCGGTCTTGTCGCTCACCGAGAGCAAGGCCCGCTCGATCTTGGGGCTCGCGCCCGAGTCGATCAGGCGTTGGATCGGGGCTTCAGTGTCAGCAGCGGCCATGGTGGCGAGTCCTTCCGAGAGAGAGATTCGGGGGGCGGGGAGGGCCGGGTCGGAGCGGCAGGCGGCTCGACGACCCAGGCCAATCGCGAACGATAGCACCTTCGCGAGCCGCTCACAACGAGCCAAGGGGGGAGGGAATGCCCCCCCGGGTTGGTAAGTCTTACAAAACACGGGGCCCGCCCGAACGGTCCCGAACCGGCCGCGCGGGGCGCCCGTAATCAGGCATGTCGCCCGCCGGTCCCTCACGGGACGGGTCCTTTACGGGACAGGGGGGGACAGAACTTCTGATCAATGTTGCCGGGCGACTGGAACGCCCGGCTTGTCTGGCAAGACGCCGTTTCCATTGCACCAGGAAACGCGAGGCGCGGCCCCTAGCGGGTTGTGTGGGTTGTGACGACGCGAGCATCGCAGACTCGTCGCAACCGTCCCCAGCGATCGAATCGAGACGCCCCGTTGGGGGCGTCGCTCCGGCTGTGCGGGTGTTACGCCCGCCGCGACGGCGGGCCGGGCAAGAATCGTCAAAACGATTTTTGACCACCCGTGATTCGTGACCTATATTCGACTGGCAGAGAGGTCGGCACGTCGCCCTCTCACCACGGATTCGGACAGGCGGCCCGAGCCCCCCCACCGGGAGGCGCCGGGCCGTGTCAGCTGGGACGCGACCCGAACCTTGGCCCTTGTTGCGCAGGAACCCTCCCCGGTCCTGAAATTTTCGCGCAACGAGCCACGCGCCTAGCTGAGACGGAACGAACCATTATGCCAATCCGGCTGCCCCGCTGCTTGCTCGACGCCACGCTGCTGTTCACCGTGCTCGCCGTCCCGGCGGCTGCGCAACAGGGCGTGCTCTCGTCGCCCTACGAATCGTCTCCTTACAAGGCGACTAGCGCCCGTGGGGCGACCGGCGACATCGTCGAGATCCCCGCCGCGGCCCTGCCGCAGGAGGCGCTCCGCCGGCTCGACGAGGGCCGGTCGTTCGAGTCGCAACGCCGCTGGTCCGACGCCGCCGCCCTTTATGAGGAGGCGCTGCGTGAGTTCCCCGGCGACCGCCGCCTGCAGGAACGCTACAGCGTTTCGCGGCTGCACCTGAGCCTCGACCAACGGTACCACGACGGCAGCTTCGTCCACGCGGTCCGCGAGCTCTCGGCCCCCGATTCGTACGACCTGTACGGCGAGCTGCTGGCCAAGATCGAGTCGCACTACGTCATCGACCCGCCGTGGGGCGAGATCGCCCGCCTCGGCGCCTCGGCCGTGCAAATCGCGATCGAAGACGACCGTTTCCAACAGACCAACGGCGTGCGAGCGTCGGCCGAGTCGCTCCGCGCTCTCAGCCGAGAGATCGGCTCGCTCTACAGCAATTGGCCCCCGATCCGCTCGCGGCAAGAGCTCAGCCGGTTCACCAACGAGGTCGGTCGGCTGGCCGAGCAGCGGGTTGGCGTCGGCCGGGCGGCCTGTGTGCTGGAGTTCACCGCCGCGGCCGCCAACGGCCTGGACGGCTACTCGTCGTTCCTCACCCCCGACCAATTGCGTGACGTTTACTCGCAGATCGAGGGCAACTTTGTCGGCCTGGGCGTGGAGCTCAAGGCGGACAACGGCGCCCTGCTGATCGTGCGTGTCATCCCCGGCAGCCCGGCCGAGAAGGCGGGCATCGTCGCCAACGAGCGGATCGTGGCGGTCGACGGCAAAGCGACCCGCGACTACACCACCGACGAGGCGGCCGGCATGCTCACCGGCGAAGAAGGCTCGCAGGTGCTGGTGACGATCGAATCGCCCCACGCCGGAGCGAACCAGCCCCACCTGGTGGCCAAGCCCGCCGCCGGCGCCGCCCCGCGTGCTCGCAGCCAGCAATCGAGCGGCCAGCGGGTCGTGACGGTCCGCCGCGAGCATGTCGACGTGCCGAGCCTCGAGCAGTCGCGGATCATCGACCCCGACTACGGCGTGGCGTACGTGCGGATCCCGGTGTTCCAGAAGTCGACCAGCCGCGACCTCGAGACCGCCCTGTGGGACCTGCACCGCCAAGGGATGCGGAGCCTGGTGATCGACTTGCGGGGCAACCCCGGGGGCCTGCTCACCTCGAGCGTCGAGCTGGCCGACAAGTTTGTCGCCCAGGGCGCCATTGTCTCGACCCGCGGACGCAGCGAGGGAGAGGACTTCGACTACCGAGCCCACCGGGCCGGCACCTGGCGGGTGCCGCTGGTGGTGCTGATCGACGGCGACAGCGCGTCGGCGAGCGAGATCTTCGCCGCCGCGATCCGCGACAACCGCCGCGGCACGCTGGTCGGAGCCCGCTCGTTCGGCAAGGGCAGCGTGCAAGGAATCTTCCCCATGTCTCGCGCCGGCGCCGGCGTGAGACTGACGACAGCCAAGTTTTACTCGCCCAGCGGCCAGCCGATCAGCAAGGTCGGAGTTAGCCCCGATATCGTCGTGCGACATGCTACGAGCTCGGCCGATGGGCGTCAGACAACGGGATACCGAGGGGCCCCCGAGAGCGGGGCCGCTGGCAGCGGCGCCTCGGGCGACGAGGCCCTCGACAAGGCGATCGAGACCGCCCGCCGCCAGGTGGCGATGCGGTAGGCGGGCGAGCGTTATAGCTACTGGCAGAAAAGCCTTCGGATTGGTCGCCTACTCTGGCTTCGACGCAAACCGTTCTGCCGCAATATTTTGTGGTTCACGTGAACATGTCGGCTGAATAGAATGGCACCGTGGAATAGGGTTCTTTTGTCGACCACCTCCCACTACGAAGCCCCTCTCCGCCATGGCCACCGTCTACGACATCAGTAAGTACATCCTGCGTAAGTTGGGTCCGACTACGCACATGAAGCTCCAGAAGCTGGTGTACTATGCGCAGGCTTGGTCGCTCGTGTGGGACGAGAGACCGCTGTACAAGAGCCAAATCGAGGCGTGGGCAAATGGCCCGGTTGTGCCCGGCCTCTACCGGGAGCTCAGGGGGAGCTTTCGAGTGACCCCTAATGACCTTGATCTCGGCGACCACCGGAATCTTACGGATGAGGAACGCGAGACGATTGACGCCGTCCTTAACCATTATGGCGACAAGCCCTCTCAGTGGCTAAGCGACCTTACCCATATGGAAGAGCCTTGGCGGAATGCGCGCATCGGGGTTGCGCCGGGGGAACGCAGCAAGAACGAGATTACCCGAGCAGCTATGGCCGAGTACTACGGCAGCCTGTGACCGATGGGACGCAAGAACGCCAACAAGAAGCCCAAGCAAGGTGGGCAACCGGCGCCTCGCAAAGTCGTCCGCCAGCGAGAAGACCCGACAAGTAGCAACCACGAAACGCCCGTTTGGCTCTTCGGGAATTTCGACAATGATTCCCAGTGGGGTCTTTCAAGTATCAGCCCCGATGTCGCCTCGGAGGTCCTCAGCAAGCTGAAGAATTACGAGAGTATGACTTGGGGGGCTATCGAGCGGGACAAGAAACGCAACCACTCGGTCGGTGTCGAACAGTTCTGTACAGCGGCCCGGAAGCGATTCCTTGAGTTGAATCTGGACGTCGACGAGCTGTTCCGCTTTCGGTTCGATGGCGTTTCCAGACTTTGGGGAATACGCGATCGGCATCAATTCAAGGCTGTCTGGTGGGACCCCAACCACGAGGTGGCGCCGTCAAAGAAAAAGCACACTTAGCGGTGTCTGCCACCCAGGCGGGCGCAGCGGCCCAATTACCGGCCCCGCCCTTCGAGCCGTCAGTTGACGGGCCGATCGGCCATGGGCGATACTTAACCGCCTAGCCGCCCGGGCTGTTTTCTCTGTGCCCTGAACGTTTCTGCGGCTCGCCTGATCCTCTATTCCACTTTTAGCGCCCCCTATGCCGAAGCCGCAAGACGAAGACGACGACCTGTTCGAAGAGGACTTCGAGTTCATCGAAGAGGACGACGACGATCTCGAGGCGGACGACGCGGATGTCGACGACGACGCCGACGATGAGGCCGAAGAGGTCGAGGAGAAGCCGCGCAAGAAGCCCGCTAAAAAGGCGGCGCCCAAGAAGAAGGTGGTGGTCGACAAGACCGTCAAGAAGGCGGCGCCCAAGAAGAAGCCGGGCAAAAAGAAGAAGGCGGCCAAGGCCGACGGCTTCGCCGCCAACCTGTTCGACGACGAGGAGCCCAAGAAGTCGAAGCCCAAGGCCGAGAAGGCGCCCGCCAAGGCGACCAAGTCCAAGCCGAGCAACGACGACAAAGACTCCAAGGACGCCGCCGCGGCCCCCGCTCCCAAAGAAGAGCCCAAGCCGACCGGCCCGCCGACCGATTCGGTCATCCATGTCTACAACACGGGCCGGTTCGTCCGCACGCTCGACCGCGAGTTCACGGCCGACGACGCCGAGAAGTTCTCGGAAGAATACACCCGCACCAACAAGCCGTACGGCCGACGGGCGTTTGCGGGCAAGAAGGGCGAGACGCCCGATGAGATCCTGCAGTAGGGCTCTGCTCCTTGAGCTGCCAGTGGCCTCGGGTCCTACTGCTGGCTGCGAGGGGCTGGGGTAGAGGTCAGGACGCGTCGGCGACACGGCTATTCGCAGGGTCGGTCACGCAATCGACTTAGCCCGTGTGACCGGGAGAACCGGAACCCTTTTTCGCTTCAGGGCGTCCAAGGGTCATCGGCCCGGCGCCCGGGGGCGACCTAAGCTGGTGCAGCGACGGCTGCGCCGTGAGGGTGCGGCGGTCGGTAACGGCAGGGCGAGGCTTCCGGGCCCCCCTGCCCCCACCAAGCCATCGACC harbors:
- the dnaE gene encoding DNA polymerase III subunit alpha; protein product: MDAPKPFVHLHCHSHFSLLDGASKIKKLVARAKDLGMNALALTDHGNLYGALEFYQACKDAGINPVVGYEAYIAPGSRFDKGGASSSKEASYHLTLLAQNRQGFRNLIKMASRAYLEGFYHKPRIDKELLESHNEGIVCLSGCVSGELSRTLLSGATADEALRTGEPIAAWFSKTFGDRYFLEIQDNGVEIQRAAKELTVELANKMGLPLVATSDAHYVNQEDAEAQDVLLCINTGRYRTDTNRMKMEGDQFFLRSPEEMYAALPGMDEALSRSQLIADSVDLDLKLGERYFPKFITPTKDEPDIKESEAYLRELCLQGLKERYNSPRDHDRWKDNDPSSGELSDEVHARLDRELRVINKLGFPDYFLIVWDFVRYAVDNDIPCTARGSGVGSLVCYALRMSHVCPLRYDLLFERFLDESRLEAPDIDIDFCKERRGEVIQYVKDTYGEANVAQIGTFGTLAARAAIKDVGRTMSMPIFRVDQITAMIPDQLGISLDKALETSEELKKSYEGDPEIRELLDLARKIEGLARNVGTHAAAVVIAEKPVEEYVPLQRVKGKTEIITQWAMNDVEAAGLLKMDFLGLRNLTILAKSIDLIEQTTGERVDPYAFPLDDKPSYALLCRGETKGIFQLESGGIRDLLQRMKPDSFHDIIATAALYRPGPLEGGMVDQYIEVKHGRREAEYPHPVMEEILSETHGVMVYQEQVMRILNLLGGIPLSDAYKCIKAISKKKLPIIAKYFEEFLKGAQEKGLDKKKAEELFGMIEKFAGYGFNKSHSTAYALIAYMTAYLKAHYPVEFMAALLSGDIPGRNFKSKDALVEHLEDCARMGINVVPPAVNRSDADFAVVPYDASDSRDPEKTARHDKQIVFGLSAIKACGGGAADAIVAARKAGGPFRDIYDFCERVDPQVCNRSTVETLVKAGAFDSFGETRASLTAGVEKAIQAGAAALKDRKSGQKGLFEDDAAEDDAPAPLPQVPEFDEKEMLTMEKEVLGFYLTSHPLAEHEKTLRIYCSHTSKQCGALEHRTEVLLGGMIAAIKFSHTKNPKPGAPSKYAMWDLEDMDGIMRCILWPEQFAQCGQLVENEAILGVRGAIDRRPGAEEVNLIVNELMPIEELATRFTSGVVISVQEEGHGEERLKMLREIVGGYPGDKSMKLRLDLADGGRVQLDCSKKVELNPELRQRVEDLLGPGHFHLIGGAPRFERPQPRRGRDRARN
- a CDS encoding FHA domain-containing protein → MAHITLRVIDGADRGIEYDSIETPITIGREEGNGVQLNDERISRFHIKIQEDQGKVVLTDLESTNGTRVNGEVTQLRILRYGDLISVGRSVLIYGTREQIADRLDALRGEGLLSTDQKAYDNLTGSVESVMSGASDIDWDDSQVISGTLHLPSPPDLPMGLTPGQAAQFSEVLEYLHLRSRSLVQSTKVDDEADAVSISFERWQDLLDQQAHLAEYLRKIGDPGEE
- the purH gene encoding bifunctional phosphoribosylaminoimidazolecarboxamide formyltransferase/IMP cyclohydrolase, whose product is MAAADTEAPIQRLIDSGASPKIERALLSVSDKTGLEAFGKRLAELGVELFSTGGTRRCLEQAGVAVRDVADYTGYPEMMDGRVKTLHPRVHGGLLGRRDQAGDMASAEEHGIVPFELVVVNLYPFEETIAREGVTVAEAIEQIDIGGPSMVRSSAKNHAFVTVAGKASQYDEILQQIESSGATTPELRRRLAGEAFAQTAAYDTAIAAYFAGLEGGEGADADAVFPPRLTSDMRRKATLRYGENPHQAASLYVDPQAGPHALVNAEILNGKELSYNNLLDLDAALACARSLPAPGVAVLKHNNPCGAATATTVGEATERAWAGDPVSAFGSILGFNAEVDAAAAECLAEPGKFVEAIVAPGYSAEALEILTTKPKWKANVRLLQVGAVEPGDGAPLVRTIDGGCLVQQADDQPDPEAEWRVVTDTKPTDEQLAELRFAWAACRHVKSNAIVLSSNGALVGVGAGQMSRVDSVEIAIRKAGDRSTGSVLASDAFFPFDDGVRTAHAAGVTAIIQPGGSRGDESVIAACNELGVPMVFTGRRHFRH
- a CDS encoding S41 family peptidase codes for the protein MPIRLPRCLLDATLLFTVLAVPAAAQQGVLSSPYESSPYKATSARGATGDIVEIPAAALPQEALRRLDEGRSFESQRRWSDAAALYEEALREFPGDRRLQERYSVSRLHLSLDQRYHDGSFVHAVRELSAPDSYDLYGELLAKIESHYVIDPPWGEIARLGASAVQIAIEDDRFQQTNGVRASAESLRALSREIGSLYSNWPPIRSRQELSRFTNEVGRLAEQRVGVGRAACVLEFTAAAANGLDGYSSFLTPDQLRDVYSQIEGNFVGLGVELKADNGALLIVRVIPGSPAEKAGIVANERIVAVDGKATRDYTTDEAAGMLTGEEGSQVLVTIESPHAGANQPHLVAKPAAGAAPRARSQQSSGQRVVTVRREHVDVPSLEQSRIIDPDYGVAYVRIPVFQKSTSRDLETALWDLHRQGMRSLVIDLRGNPGGLLTSSVELADKFVAQGAIVSTRGRSEGEDFDYRAHRAGTWRVPLVVLIDGDSASASEIFAAAIRDNRRGTLVGARSFGKGSVQGIFPMSRAGAGVRLTTAKFYSPSGQPISKVGVSPDIVVRHATSSADGRQTTGYRGAPESGAAGSGASGDEALDKAIETARRQVAMR
- a CDS encoding Panacea domain-containing protein; amino-acid sequence: MATVYDISKYILRKLGPTTHMKLQKLVYYAQAWSLVWDERPLYKSQIEAWANGPVVPGLYRELRGSFRVTPNDLDLGDHRNLTDEERETIDAVLNHYGDKPSQWLSDLTHMEEPWRNARIGVAPGERSKNEITRAAMAEYYGSL